The following coding sequences are from one Acipenser ruthenus chromosome 7, fAciRut3.2 maternal haplotype, whole genome shotgun sequence window:
- the LOC117416104 gene encoding peroxisomal N(1)-acetyl-spermine/spermidine oxidase-like isoform X1: MAKIQGIDSHIVIIGCGIAGIGAAQKLTKDGFKNIKIIEATGRSGGRIKTTTFGNVIVEIGANWIHGPSKANPVFQLACEHGLLDAQAMSKENQALDVGGHPSFQSSFYSSSGKKLTPDLTEPVSQLFLNLLEKSREFFQTEKEPYPSVGEFLKKEIAKHVVEWKDDAETKKLKLALLTMMLKLECCVSGTHSMDLVGLGAFGGYKTLPGLDCTFPGGYEGLIDAMMKGLPEGIVSYNNPVKCVHWNGSFRGANSPEQTFPVIVECENGETIPANHVIVTVPLGYLKEHYETLIKPPLPLSKVHSIQRMGFGTNNKIFLEFEEPFWEPDCEVINLIWEDETPLADVKPDVNQFWMKKIFGFTVLHPPERYGHVLCGWIAGHESEYMETLSDTEVKNYMTEVIRKFSGNPSITPKRILQSKWHSDPYTKGSYSYVAVGCSGSDIENIVQPLPLQETDTKPLQVMFAGEATHSSFYSTTHGALLSGWREADRLITHYTQSPRISQNFSSKL; this comes from the exons ATGGCTAAAATCCAGGGCATAGATTCACATATTGTGATTATTGGATGTGGTATAGCAGGTATAGGAGCTGCCCAAAAACTCACCAAAGAcggttttaaaaacattaaaataatcgAAGCTACTGGAAGAAGTGGCGGAAGGATTAAAACGACTACATTcg gaAATGTGATAGTGGAGATCGGAGCCAATTGGATCCATGGTCCATCAAAAGCAAACCCTGTGTTTCAGCTGGCCTGTGAGCACGGGCTGCTGGACGCCCAAGCCATGTCAAAGGAAAACCAGGCGCTTGATGTAGGAGGTCACCCCTCTTTCCAATCTTCTTTTTACTCGAGTTCTGGAAAGAAACTCACACCAGACTTAACAGAGCCTGTGAGTCAACTTTTCTTGAATCTTTTGGAAAAAAGTCGAGAGTTTTTCCAAACTGAAAAGGAGCCTTACCCCAGTGTTGGGGAGTTTCTAAAGAAGGAAATTGCTAAACATGTTGTGGAATGGAAAGATGATGCAGAAACCAAAAAACTGAAACTGGCCTTGCTGACCATGATGCTGAAATTGGAGTGCTGTGTCAGTGGAACTCATAGTATGGATCTGGTAGGACTTGGAGCTTTTGGGGGGTACAAAACACTGCCTGGCCTTGATTGCACTTTTCCTGG GGGCTATGAAGGTCTTATAGATGCCATGATGAAAGGACTACCAGAAGGCATTGTATCGTACAACAACCCAGTTAAATGTGTCCACTGGAACGGGTCATTCAGAGGTGCAAACTCTCCAGAGCAGACATTCCCTGTGATAGTGGAATGTGAAAATGGAGAAACTATCCCAGCAAACCATGTCATTGTCACTGTTCCATTAG GTTATCTCAAAGAGCACTATGAGACACTTATAAAGCCTCCACTACCTCTTAGTAAAGTGCACTCTATTCAAAGGATGGGCTTTGggacaaataataaaatatttctgGAGTTTGAGGAGCCCTTCTGGGAGCCTGACTGTGAGGTGATTAATCTAATTTGGGAGGATGAGACTCCCCTAGCTGATGTGAAGCCTGATGTTAATCAGTTCTGGATGAAGAAAATCTTTGGTTTCACAGTCCTGCATCCACCTGAAAG ATATGGTCATGTTCTCTGTGGCTGGATTGCAGGCCATGAATCTGAATACATGGAGACCCTTTCCGATACAGAAGTTAAAAACTACATGACGGAGGTCATTCGCAAATTTTCAG GAAATCCATCAATTACCCCAAAGAGGATTCTTCAATCGAAATGGCACAGCGACCCATACACTAAAGGTTCTTACAGCTATGTGGCAGTTGGGTGCTCAGGAAGTGACATAGAAAACATTGTACAGCCACTCCCATTGCAAGAAACAGATACAAAG CCTTTGCAGGTCATGTTTGCTGGAGAAGCCACGCATTCGTCATTTTATTCAACTACCCATGGTGCCTTGCTGTCCGGCTGGAGAGAAGCAGACAGACTGATCACTCATTACACTCAGTCTCCTCGAATATCTCAGAACTTCAGTTCAAAGCTGTGA
- the LOC117416104 gene encoding peroxisomal N(1)-acetyl-spermine/spermidine oxidase-like isoform X2, which yields MSKENQALDVGGHPSFQSSFYSSSGKKLTPDLTEPVSQLFLNLLEKSREFFQTEKEPYPSVGEFLKKEIAKHVVEWKDDAETKKLKLALLTMMLKLECCVSGTHSMDLVGLGAFGGYKTLPGLDCTFPGGYEGLIDAMMKGLPEGIVSYNNPVKCVHWNGSFRGANSPEQTFPVIVECENGETIPANHVIVTVPLGYLKEHYETLIKPPLPLSKVHSIQRMGFGTNNKIFLEFEEPFWEPDCEVINLIWEDETPLADVKPDVNQFWMKKIFGFTVLHPPERYGHVLCGWIAGHESEYMETLSDTEVKNYMTEVIRKFSGNPSITPKRILQSKWHSDPYTKGSYSYVAVGCSGSDIENIVQPLPLQETDTKPLQVMFAGEATHSSFYSTTHGALLSGWREADRLITHYTQSPRISQNFSSKL from the exons ATGTCAAAGGAAAACCAGGCGCTTGATGTAGGAGGTCACCCCTCTTTCCAATCTTCTTTTTACTCGAGTTCTGGAAAGAAACTCACACCAGACTTAACAGAGCCTGTGAGTCAACTTTTCTTGAATCTTTTGGAAAAAAGTCGAGAGTTTTTCCAAACTGAAAAGGAGCCTTACCCCAGTGTTGGGGAGTTTCTAAAGAAGGAAATTGCTAAACATGTTGTGGAATGGAAAGATGATGCAGAAACCAAAAAACTGAAACTGGCCTTGCTGACCATGATGCTGAAATTGGAGTGCTGTGTCAGTGGAACTCATAGTATGGATCTGGTAGGACTTGGAGCTTTTGGGGGGTACAAAACACTGCCTGGCCTTGATTGCACTTTTCCTGG GGGCTATGAAGGTCTTATAGATGCCATGATGAAAGGACTACCAGAAGGCATTGTATCGTACAACAACCCAGTTAAATGTGTCCACTGGAACGGGTCATTCAGAGGTGCAAACTCTCCAGAGCAGACATTCCCTGTGATAGTGGAATGTGAAAATGGAGAAACTATCCCAGCAAACCATGTCATTGTCACTGTTCCATTAG GTTATCTCAAAGAGCACTATGAGACACTTATAAAGCCTCCACTACCTCTTAGTAAAGTGCACTCTATTCAAAGGATGGGCTTTGggacaaataataaaatatttctgGAGTTTGAGGAGCCCTTCTGGGAGCCTGACTGTGAGGTGATTAATCTAATTTGGGAGGATGAGACTCCCCTAGCTGATGTGAAGCCTGATGTTAATCAGTTCTGGATGAAGAAAATCTTTGGTTTCACAGTCCTGCATCCACCTGAAAG ATATGGTCATGTTCTCTGTGGCTGGATTGCAGGCCATGAATCTGAATACATGGAGACCCTTTCCGATACAGAAGTTAAAAACTACATGACGGAGGTCATTCGCAAATTTTCAG GAAATCCATCAATTACCCCAAAGAGGATTCTTCAATCGAAATGGCACAGCGACCCATACACTAAAGGTTCTTACAGCTATGTGGCAGTTGGGTGCTCAGGAAGTGACATAGAAAACATTGTACAGCCACTCCCATTGCAAGAAACAGATACAAAG CCTTTGCAGGTCATGTTTGCTGGAGAAGCCACGCATTCGTCATTTTATTCAACTACCCATGGTGCCTTGCTGTCCGGCTGGAGAGAAGCAGACAGACTGATCACTCATTACACTCAGTCTCCTCGAATATCTCAGAACTTCAGTTCAAAGCTGTGA